The Deinococcus sedimenti genome window below encodes:
- the trpS gene encoding tryptophan--tRNA ligase codes for MPRVFSGIQPTGEPHIGNYFGAMRNYVRLGEEFGKNSLYCVVDLHAITNPAASDPKLLAQRTFEMAVANFAVGLDPSKVTFFVQSHVPEHQELSWIFTTLTPVGELERMTQYKDKSAQLESVPAGLLMYPTLMAADILLYKADTVPVGEDQTQHIELTREIARKFNHAFGETFPEPKAVYNRDALRIPGVDGNGKMGKSKGETSTIGILEPLDSIWQKLRVAPTDPARVRRTDPGDPAKCLIFDYHKLFSDLDTIQTVDAGCRSAGIGCIDCKKQLMTGITAHLTPIQERAETLKADPDFVRDALAQGAREARAIAQPIMAEVREKVGFLTL; via the coding sequence ATGCCGCGCGTCTTTTCAGGGATTCAGCCCACAGGTGAACCGCACATCGGGAACTACTTCGGGGCCATGCGCAACTACGTGCGGCTGGGCGAGGAGTTCGGGAAGAACAGCCTCTACTGCGTGGTGGACCTGCACGCCATCACCAACCCCGCCGCGTCCGACCCGAAACTGCTCGCGCAGCGGACCTTCGAGATGGCCGTCGCGAACTTCGCGGTGGGTCTCGACCCCAGCAAGGTCACGTTCTTCGTGCAGTCGCACGTGCCCGAGCATCAGGAACTGTCGTGGATCTTCACGACCCTGACGCCGGTCGGCGAGCTGGAACGCATGACGCAGTACAAGGACAAGTCCGCGCAGCTCGAGAGCGTCCCGGCGGGCCTGCTGATGTACCCGACGCTGATGGCCGCCGACATCCTGCTGTACAAGGCCGACACCGTGCCCGTCGGGGAGGACCAGACGCAGCACATCGAACTGACGCGCGAGATCGCCCGGAAGTTCAACCATGCGTTCGGCGAGACGTTTCCCGAACCCAAAGCCGTGTACAACCGGGACGCGCTGCGGATTCCCGGCGTGGACGGCAACGGCAAGATGGGCAAGAGCAAGGGCGAGACGAGCACCATCGGCATCCTGGAGCCCCTCGATTCCATCTGGCAGAAGCTGCGCGTGGCGCCCACCGACCCGGCCCGTGTGCGCCGCACCGACCCCGGCGACCCCGCCAAGTGCCTGATCTTCGACTACCACAAGCTGTTCAGCGACCTGGACACCATCCAGACCGTGGACGCCGGGTGCCGCAGCGCCGGGATCGGCTGCATCGACTGCAAGAAGCAGCTGATGACCGGCATCACGGCGCACCTGACGCCCATCCAGGAGCGGGCCGAGACGCTGAAGGCCGACCCGGACTTCGTGCGTGACGCCCTGGCGCAGGGGGCGCGCGAGGCCCGCGCGATCGCGCAGCCGATCATGGCGGAAGTCCG
- a CDS encoding LacI family DNA-binding transcriptional regulator has translation MRKPTIQDVARHAGVGVGTVSRVLNNHVAVKGATRESVLKAIADLEYTPNPHARRIAGGRSYTISVLLPVLTTEFYVRLLDGLETAFQEARYDVAIFPLLDRSRLERYLGSHTLAYQADGLVMATYNLTQMFHERRLRTQQPTVLVDAFADNVDSSFMDNVAGGRMAGEYAAQFSGDLYAVWVETELDQLFTTRVFEDRRSGFMSALDTAGRTVKAEYTSSFDSLAARNTAATVLDQAQEAGLPCTVFASADMLAGALLDEVRLRGLKIGQDVRVIGFDDQPWAAERGLTTLHQPVESMGYEAAQLLLSRLNGYKGPARARRFEPRLIIRGSA, from the coding sequence ATGCGCAAACCCACCATTCAGGATGTAGCCCGGCACGCCGGAGTCGGGGTCGGTACCGTCTCGCGGGTGCTGAACAATCACGTGGCCGTCAAGGGCGCCACGCGCGAGAGCGTGCTCAAGGCCATCGCGGACCTGGAATACACCCCCAACCCGCACGCCCGGCGCATCGCGGGCGGCCGCAGCTACACCATCAGCGTCCTGCTGCCCGTCCTGACCACCGAATTCTACGTCCGCCTCCTCGACGGACTGGAAACCGCCTTCCAGGAAGCCCGCTACGACGTCGCGATCTTCCCGCTGCTCGACCGCTCGCGCCTGGAACGCTACCTGGGCTCGCACACACTCGCCTATCAGGCGGACGGGCTGGTCATGGCGACGTACAACCTCACGCAGATGTTCCACGAGCGGCGCCTGCGCACCCAGCAACCCACCGTACTCGTGGACGCCTTCGCGGACAACGTGGACTCCTCGTTCATGGACAACGTCGCGGGCGGCCGCATGGCAGGCGAATACGCCGCGCAGTTCAGCGGCGACCTGTACGCCGTGTGGGTCGAGACCGAACTGGACCAGCTGTTCACCACCCGCGTGTTCGAGGACCGCCGCAGCGGCTTCATGAGCGCCCTGGACACCGCCGGACGCACCGTGAAAGCCGAGTACACCAGCTCCTTCGATTCCCTCGCCGCGCGCAACACCGCCGCCACCGTCCTCGACCAGGCGCAGGAGGCCGGACTGCCCTGCACCGTGTTCGCGTCCGCCGACATGCTCGCCGGCGCGCTGCTGGACGAGGTCCGCCTGCGCGGCCTGAAGATCGGGCAGGACGTCCGCGTGATCGGCTTCGACGACCAGCCATGGGCCGCCGAACGCGGCCTGACCACCCTGCACCAGCCCGTCGAGAGCATGGGCTACGAAGCCGCGCAGCTCCTGCTGTCACGCCTGAACGGCTACAAAGGCCCCGCCCGCGCCCGCCGCTTCGAACCCCGCCTGATCATCCGCGGCAGCGCGTAA
- a CDS encoding copper chaperone PCu(A)C produces the protein MTAPRRAAPRRPLLIAALLILAAALAAGLLRPRSDTATTPATQTAAQATPTPASGSLPATVTDARVVAVPPGIRETSVFATLRATRDADVRITGVSSPAAGRAMLMVTRTRDNMTGMTMTDSLTLPADGTLSLSDTGDHVMLMNLKEPLQPGQTIPITLTDDQGRTLTIQAPVMKP, from the coding sequence ATGACTGCACCCCGCCGCGCCGCCCCCCGACGGCCCCTGCTGATCGCCGCGCTGCTGATCCTCGCCGCCGCGCTGGCCGCTGGCCTGCTGCGCCCCCGGAGCGACACCGCGACCACCCCCGCGACCCAGACCGCCGCCCAGGCCACTCCCACACCGGCCAGCGGCAGCCTGCCCGCCACCGTCACGGATGCCCGTGTGGTCGCCGTGCCCCCCGGCATCCGCGAGACGAGCGTGTTCGCCACCCTCCGCGCCACCAGGGACGCGGACGTCCGCATCACGGGGGTGAGCAGCCCTGCCGCCGGGCGCGCCATGCTGATGGTCACCCGCACCCGGGACAACATGACCGGCATGACCATGACCGACAGCCTCACCCTCCCGGCGGACGGCACACTGAGCCTCAGCGACACCGGCGACCACGTCATGCTCATGAACCTGAAAGAACCCCTCCAGCCCGGGCAGACCATCCCCATCACCCTGACCGACGACCAGGGCCGCACCCTGACCATCCAGGCGCCCGTGATGAAACCATGA
- a CDS encoding SCO family protein yields the protein MTSEPAPNSKTMSPEQISPETTSAPPARPWYVSAILAVAAVTLLLLGAWGAARLRSPYPFFGTAYPQGTNATGFTGTVSDTPTAPPRAFTFTPGQGQVTAVFFGFTHCASICPLTLSYLNKVRDALPDDQKARFRILLVSVDPARDTPGRLNEYASYFGKEGVGVHIPEPQLAKVAQAYGVGYQKADVKGADYQINHTTATYLIDAQGHLRVLWDYTQLPQVARVQADLQHVMETQ from the coding sequence ATGACCAGCGAACCCGCCCCCAACTCCAAGACGATGAGCCCCGAGCAGATCAGCCCCGAGACGACCAGCGCGCCCCCCGCGCGGCCCTGGTACGTGTCCGCCATCCTGGCCGTCGCCGCCGTGACCCTGCTGCTGCTGGGCGCCTGGGGCGCCGCGCGGCTGCGCAGCCCCTACCCGTTCTTCGGCACCGCGTACCCGCAGGGCACCAATGCGACGGGCTTCACCGGCACCGTCAGCGACACCCCCACCGCCCCGCCCCGCGCGTTCACGTTCACGCCCGGACAGGGACAGGTCACCGCCGTGTTCTTCGGGTTCACGCACTGCGCCAGCATCTGCCCCCTGACCCTCTCGTACCTGAACAAGGTCCGCGATGCCCTGCCCGACGACCAGAAGGCCCGCTTCCGCATCCTGCTCGTCAGCGTCGACCCCGCCCGCGACACCCCAGGTCGCCTGAACGAGTACGCCTCGTACTTCGGCAAGGAAGGCGTCGGTGTGCACATCCCCGAACCGCAACTGGCGAAAGTCGCCCAGGCGTACGGCGTCGGTTACCAGAAGGCCGACGTCAAGGGCGCCGACTACCAGATCAACCACACCACCGCCACCTACCTCATCGACGCCCAGGGCCACCTGCGCGTCCTGTGGGACTACACCCAGCTCCCCCAGGTCGCCCGCGTCCAGGCGGACCTGCAACACGTCATGGAGACCCAATGA
- a CDS encoding cytochrome c oxidase assembly protein: protein MSATPSTLNPTLADLLSPSPDPLFLIPTLLLAAAYAWGSLRAHREGRSQDWPAWKAALFALGILLLLITTQSRAATLTQSSMALYMTRLMLLAEAIPPLLILGLPRLRPDPRRGPGRVLNLLLDPWVALALWTAVIVYWNVPAGFNASIVSNTAAPLLPALYLLSSLLVWSVILRPLPTVQPADIGSRGWFGLLAALPMMAVASVWLYSPRVLYTPYVNALCLWNYTPLQNQQISGWIMMLAGLPALALAFIQLFAWLIKLSETQGMPPARPTVETPDAEN from the coding sequence ATGAGCGCCACGCCCAGCACCCTCAACCCCACGCTGGCCGACCTCCTCAGCCCCAGCCCAGACCCCCTCTTCCTGATCCCCACCCTGCTCCTCGCCGCCGCGTACGCCTGGGGTTCCCTCCGCGCGCACCGCGAAGGACGCAGTCAGGACTGGCCCGCCTGGAAAGCCGCCCTGTTCGCCCTGGGCATCCTGCTGCTGCTCATCACCACCCAGAGCCGCGCCGCGACCCTCACCCAGAGCAGCATGGCCCTCTACATGACCCGCCTCATGCTCCTCGCCGAAGCCATCCCACCCCTCCTCATCCTCGGCCTACCCCGCCTGCGCCCCGACCCCCGGCGCGGCCCCGGGCGGGTCCTCAACCTCCTCCTCGACCCCTGGGTCGCCCTCGCCCTCTGGACCGCCGTCATCGTCTACTGGAACGTCCCCGCCGGCTTCAACGCCAGCATCGTCAGCAACACCGCCGCCCCCCTCCTCCCCGCCCTGTACCTCCTGAGCAGCCTGCTCGTCTGGAGCGTCATCCTCCGCCCCCTCCCCACCGTGCAACCCGCCGACATCGGCTCACGCGGCTGGTTCGGCCTCCTCGCCGCCCTCCCCATGATGGCCGTCGCCAGCGTCTGGCTCTACAGCCCCCGCGTCCTCTACACCCCCTACGTGAACGCCCTGTGCCTCTGGAACTACACCCCACTCCAGAACCAGCAGATCAGCGGCTGGATCATGATGCTCGCCGGACTCCCCGCCCTCGCCCTCGCGTTCATCCAGCTGTTCGCGTGGCTGATCAAACTGTCCGAAACGCAGGGCATGCCGCCCGCTCGGCCCACGGTCGAGACGCCGGACGCTGAGAACTGA
- a CDS encoding NAD(P)/FAD-dependent oxidoreductase → MYDVVVVGAGLAGLTAARVLSRAGERVRVLEAAPEVGGRVRSRSVGGFVLDAGYQVLFPAYPAVRRHVNVGALDLVAIPPGAVVVRGAKRETLGSPFGDLAALPGTLAARSLGVADKARVAALALRLRAPAPFELLRGPDESTEGYLRRQGFSEGALDAFFRPFFGGIFLDRSLGTSARLFRYYFRMLMDGGAALPCAGMGALTAQLAEGLEVSVNVSVQRLTTHAGHVTVHSAAGELEARQVIVATDPGTAVRLTGADVARGSVSSTYLHYASAGQIDREARLLLNAEEGFINNAHWLSNAVPGRAPAGGHLLTVTVLGEPDLDDDALDARVRGELGRWYSPAQVQALRTLLVERIRHAQYPQPPEYAAVLPGHATPLPGVIIASEATAMSGIQGAMESGEKAAAIVLNDPVGMSRPRGG, encoded by the coding sequence ATGTATGACGTGGTGGTGGTGGGTGCGGGGTTGGCGGGTCTGACGGCGGCGCGGGTGTTGTCGCGGGCGGGGGAGCGGGTGCGGGTGCTGGAGGCGGCGCCGGAGGTGGGTGGGCGCGTGCGGTCGCGGTCGGTGGGTGGGTTCGTGCTGGACGCGGGGTATCAGGTGTTGTTCCCGGCGTACCCGGCGGTGCGGCGGCATGTGAATGTAGGGGCGCTGGACTTGGTGGCGATTCCGCCGGGCGCGGTGGTGGTGCGGGGTGCGAAGCGGGAGACGCTGGGGAGTCCGTTCGGGGATCTGGCGGCGTTGCCGGGGACGCTGGCGGCGCGGTCTCTGGGCGTGGCGGATAAGGCGCGGGTGGCGGCGCTGGCGCTGCGGTTGCGCGCACCCGCGCCGTTCGAGTTGCTGCGCGGGCCGGATGAGTCGACGGAGGGGTACCTGCGGCGGCAGGGGTTCAGTGAGGGGGCGTTGGATGCGTTCTTCCGGCCGTTCTTCGGGGGGATCTTCCTGGACCGCAGCCTGGGGACGAGTGCGCGGTTGTTCCGGTATTACTTCCGGATGCTGATGGACGGCGGCGCGGCGCTGCCCTGCGCGGGCATGGGGGCACTGACGGCGCAGTTGGCGGAGGGGCTGGAAGTCAGTGTGAACGTCTCCGTGCAGCGTCTGACGACGCATGCGGGGCACGTGACGGTGCACTCGGCGGCGGGGGAGCTGGAGGCGCGGCAGGTGATCGTGGCGACCGATCCGGGCACCGCGGTCCGGCTGACCGGCGCGGACGTGGCGCGCGGCAGCGTGAGCAGCACGTACCTGCACTACGCGAGTGCCGGGCAGATCGACCGGGAGGCGCGCCTGCTGCTGAACGCCGAGGAGGGTTTCATCAACAACGCCCACTGGCTCAGCAACGCCGTGCCGGGCCGCGCCCCGGCGGGCGGGCACCTGCTGACCGTGACGGTCCTGGGCGAACCGGACCTGGACGACGACGCGCTGGACGCCCGCGTGCGCGGCGAGCTGGGCCGCTGGTACTCACCGGCGCAGGTGCAGGCGTTGCGGACCTTGCTCGTGGAACGTATCCGGCACGCGCAGTACCCGCAGCCGCCCGAGTACGCCGCCGTGCTGCCCGGTCACGCGACGCCCCTGCCGGGCGTGATTATCGCCAGTGAGGCGACCGCCATGAGCGGCATTCAGGGCGCGATGGAAAGCGGTGAGAAGGCCGCTGCGATCGTCCTGAACGACCCGGTCGGCATGAGCCGCCCACGGGGCGGGTGA
- a CDS encoding VOC family protein, protein MAGTGARLDHLVVAARSLPEGREWLEGRLRVPLQPGGEHEVFGTHNLLLSLGPDAYLEVIAVNPDAPPPARARWFALDTPGMQERLSHGPALVHWVAQVPQVPTGPDALPLSRGENRWVLTVPPDGSLPGGGAAPSLIHWLTPPPPTRLPDVGVRLSGLRLGSPEPDGLRAAMDALRFHGEVEVVEAPQVELHATLDTPHGPVEL, encoded by the coding sequence GTGGCGGGCACCGGGGCGCGTCTGGATCATCTGGTGGTGGCAGCCCGTTCACTGCCGGAGGGGCGGGAGTGGTTGGAGGGTCGCCTGCGCGTGCCGCTCCAGCCGGGCGGCGAGCACGAGGTGTTCGGCACGCACAACCTGCTGCTGTCGCTGGGGCCGGACGCGTACCTGGAGGTGATCGCCGTGAATCCGGACGCGCCGCCGCCCGCGCGGGCGCGCTGGTTCGCGCTGGACACGCCGGGCATGCAGGAGCGGCTGTCGCACGGTCCGGCGCTGGTGCACTGGGTGGCGCAGGTGCCGCAGGTTCCGACCGGGCCGGACGCGCTCCCGCTGTCGCGCGGTGAGAACCGCTGGGTGCTGACCGTCCCGCCAGACGGTTCACTGCCGGGGGGCGGGGCCGCGCCGTCCCTGATTCACTGGTTGACGCCGCCGCCGCCCACGCGCCTGCCGGACGTGGGGGTGCGCCTGTCGGGCCTGCGGCTGGGTTCGCCCGAACCGGACGGGCTGCGCGCGGCAATGGACGCCCTGCGGTTCCACGGCGAGGTGGAGGTCGTGGAGGCCCCGCAGGTGGAACTGCACGCCACGCTGGATACGCCGCACGGGCCGGTGGAGCTGTAG
- a CDS encoding branched-chain amino acid aminotransferase: MSTQTARPPVDLDWNTLGFSYVRTDERYLSHWRDGAWDAGTLTLDNVLHISEGSTALHYGQQCFEGLKAYRAADGSINLFRPDQNAARMQASCRRLLMPEVSTEQFIEACRQVVQANERWLPPYGSGGALYLRPYVIGVGDNIGVRSAPEFIFGVFCIPVGAYFKGGLTPHNFMTSDFDRAAPHGTGAAKVGGNYAASLMPGAQAKERHFADAIYLDPATHTKIEEVGAANFFAITNDGATFITPKSPSILPSITKYSLLWLAEHRLGLNVVEGDVFIDRLDEYAEAGACGTAAVITPIGGIQHGDTFHVFHSETEVGPVTRRLYDELVGIQSGDREAPEGWIVKV, from the coding sequence ATGAGCACCCAGACTGCCCGCCCGCCCGTGGATCTCGACTGGAACACGCTGGGATTCAGTTACGTCCGCACCGACGAGCGCTACCTGTCGCACTGGCGGGACGGCGCGTGGGACGCCGGGACGTTGACGCTGGACAACGTGCTGCACATCAGCGAGGGGTCAACGGCGCTGCACTACGGTCAGCAGTGCTTCGAGGGCCTGAAGGCGTACCGCGCGGCGGACGGCAGCATCAACCTCTTCCGCCCGGATCAGAACGCGGCGCGCATGCAGGCCAGCTGCCGCCGCCTCCTGATGCCGGAGGTCAGCACCGAGCAGTTCATCGAGGCGTGCCGTCAGGTCGTGCAGGCCAACGAGCGCTGGCTGCCCCCCTACGGCAGTGGCGGCGCGCTGTACCTGCGCCCGTACGTGATCGGCGTCGGCGACAACATCGGCGTGCGCAGCGCCCCGGAGTTCATCTTCGGCGTGTTTTGCATTCCCGTGGGCGCGTACTTCAAGGGGGGCCTGACGCCGCACAACTTCATGACCAGCGACTTCGACCGCGCCGCGCCGCACGGCACGGGCGCAGCGAAGGTCGGCGGGAACTACGCCGCGAGCCTGATGCCCGGCGCGCAGGCCAAGGAGCGGCACTTCGCGGACGCGATCTACCTCGACCCGGCGACCCACACGAAGATCGAGGAGGTCGGCGCGGCGAACTTCTTCGCCATCACGAATGACGGCGCGACGTTCATCACGCCGAAGTCGCCCAGCATCCTGCCCAGCATCACGAAGTACAGCCTGCTGTGGCTGGCCGAGCATCGCCTGGGCCTGAACGTCGTCGAGGGGGACGTGTTCATCGACCGCCTGGACGAGTACGCCGAGGCAGGCGCGTGCGGCACCGCGGCCGTCATCACGCCCATCGGCGGCATCCAGCACGGCGACACCTTCCACGTGTTCCACAGCGAGACCGAGGTCGGCCCGGTCACCCGCCGCCTGTACGACGAACTGGTCGGCATCCAGTCCGGCGACCGCGAGGCGCCCGAGGGCTGGATCGTCAAGGTGTAA
- a CDS encoding 1,4-alpha-glucan branching enzyme, with amino-acid sequence MNEPLPLDHGHLQKLVTADLVRPDHLLGAHVVTENGVPGVRFGVWAPNAHHVSVVGDFNGYNGFDNALERLDFGYWGAFVPAARHGQRYKFRITGPDGRTEDKMDPYGAFFEVRPATASIVWDQPFSWSDDGWMAHRSAGFEQPVSIYEVHLPSWARREDGWFLNYRELAHRLGEYVQFMGYTHVELLGVMEHPFDGSWGYQVTGYYAPTSRMGNPEDFKYLVNHLHSLGIGVLLDWVPGHFPTDSAGLANFDGTPLFEYADPRKGFHQDWNTFIFDYGRNEVVMFLIGSALKWLQDFHVDGLRVDAVASMLYLDFSRTEWIPNVHGGRENLEAIAFLKRLNEVVHHMAPGCMIIAEESTSFPGVTTPSPFGLGFDYKWAMGWMNDNLGYFEKDPLWRKHHHHALTFFNVYRTSENYVLAISHDEVVHLKKSMVMKLPGDWYAQRAGYRAFLTLMWTTPGKKLLFMGQEFAQPTEWNHDIGLPWHLADHPDHRGVLNLVRRLNGLYRTRPDWHVADTKEEGMLWVNADDVENSVYAFIRRDPQGGAWSLVVANLTPVYRDLYPIGVPQGGTYRVLLSTDDGEFGGFGTQQPDLDAKDEGWHGQTHHLRLNLAPNSVLVLTPTGETIVSDTR; translated from the coding sequence ATGAATGAACCGCTTCCGCTGGATCACGGGCACCTGCAGAAACTGGTCACGGCGGACCTCGTGCGCCCGGACCACCTGCTGGGCGCGCATGTCGTCACCGAGAACGGCGTGCCGGGCGTGCGTTTCGGCGTGTGGGCACCCAACGCGCACCACGTGAGTGTCGTCGGGGACTTCAACGGGTACAACGGCTTCGACAACGCCCTGGAACGCCTGGATTTCGGGTACTGGGGAGCGTTCGTGCCGGCCGCCCGACACGGCCAGCGGTACAAGTTCCGTATCACCGGGCCCGACGGCCGCACCGAGGACAAGATGGACCCCTACGGCGCGTTCTTCGAGGTCCGGCCCGCCACGGCCAGCATCGTCTGGGATCAGCCGTTCAGCTGGTCGGACGACGGCTGGATGGCGCACCGCAGCGCAGGCTTTGAGCAGCCCGTCAGCATCTACGAGGTGCACCTGCCGTCCTGGGCGCGCCGTGAGGACGGCTGGTTCCTGAACTACCGCGAGCTCGCGCACCGCCTGGGTGAGTACGTGCAGTTCATGGGGTACACGCACGTGGAACTGCTGGGCGTCATGGAGCATCCCTTCGACGGCTCGTGGGGGTACCAGGTGACCGGGTACTACGCCCCGACCAGCCGCATGGGCAACCCCGAGGACTTCAAGTACCTCGTGAACCACCTGCACAGCCTGGGGATCGGCGTGCTGCTGGACTGGGTGCCGGGGCACTTCCCGACGGACAGTGCGGGCCTCGCGAACTTCGACGGCACGCCCCTGTTCGAGTACGCCGATCCCCGCAAGGGCTTCCATCAGGACTGGAACACGTTCATCTTCGACTACGGCCGCAACGAGGTCGTGATGTTCCTGATCGGCTCGGCGCTGAAGTGGCTGCAGGACTTCCACGTGGACGGCCTGCGCGTGGACGCCGTGGCCAGCATGCTGTACCTGGACTTCTCCCGCACCGAGTGGATCCCGAACGTCCACGGCGGCCGTGAGAACCTGGAAGCCATCGCGTTCCTCAAGCGCCTGAACGAGGTCGTGCACCACATGGCGCCGGGCTGCATGATCATCGCCGAGGAGAGCACCTCGTTCCCCGGCGTGACCACCCCGAGCCCGTTCGGGCTGGGCTTCGACTACAAGTGGGCGATGGGCTGGATGAACGACAACCTCGGGTACTTCGAGAAGGACCCCCTGTGGCGCAAGCATCACCATCATGCGCTGACGTTCTTCAACGTGTACCGCACCAGCGAGAACTATGTTCTTGCGATCAGTCACGACGAGGTCGTCCACCTGAAGAAGAGCATGGTCATGAAGCTGCCCGGCGACTGGTACGCGCAGCGCGCCGGGTACCGCGCGTTCCTGACCCTGATGTGGACCACGCCCGGCAAGAAACTGCTGTTCATGGGGCAGGAGTTCGCGCAGCCCACCGAATGGAACCATGACATCGGCCTGCCCTGGCACCTCGCGGATCACCCGGACCACCGGGGCGTGCTGAACCTCGTGCGGCGCCTGAACGGCCTGTACCGCACCCGCCCGGACTGGCACGTGGCGGACACCAAAGAAGAAGGCATGCTGTGGGTGAACGCGGACGACGTGGAGAACAGCGTGTACGCCTTTATTCGCCGCGATCCGCAGGGAGGCGCGTGGAGTCTCGTCGTGGCGAACCTGACCCCCGTGTACCGGGACCTGTATCCGATCGGCGTGCCACAGGGCGGCACCTACCGCGTCCTGCTGTCCACCGACGACGGGGAGTTCGGTGGGTTCGGCACCCAGCAGCCCGACCTGGACGCCAAGGACGAGGGCTGGCACGGGCAGACGCACCACCTGCGCCTGAACCTCGCGCCGAACAGCGTGCTGGTGCTGACTCCCACAGGTGAGACGATCGTCAGCGACACCCGCTGA
- a CDS encoding FAD:protein FMN transferase translates to MILTALRSALRPPHRLHATYERLLGTEVEVQVVARTAEQAHAAEHAALTEIERLTRIFNRFDPESELRRWQARPGDTHVPLSLELLQVLRLADHWRAHSGGAFHAGADALAQLWQQAAAADTLPSPDALARQVSALRAAPWTLHADGSATLHASGPLGLNALAKGYIVDRAAQVASRHAGVRSVLINAGGDLRVIGPARVEVLIADPFTAQDDAPPVARIGVREAALATSGQAHRGFQVQGRHYSHVLDPRTGQPVQEVPGVTVTAPECVTADALATVLSVLEPRAGLNLLSSLPDCEAMIVTADGQRHVSPGWTGVPLPRRTVRPSRRPLLTAR, encoded by the coding sequence GTGATCCTGACCGCCCTGCGCAGCGCGCTGCGTCCCCCACACCGCCTGCATGCCACCTACGAGCGCCTGCTGGGCACGGAGGTGGAGGTCCAGGTCGTGGCCCGCACCGCCGAGCAGGCCCACGCCGCCGAGCACGCCGCCCTGACTGAAATCGAGCGACTGACCCGGATCTTCAACCGCTTCGATCCGGAGAGCGAACTGCGCCGCTGGCAGGCCCGTCCCGGCGACACGCATGTGCCCCTGAGCCTGGAACTCCTGCAGGTGCTGCGCCTCGCCGACCACTGGCGGGCGCACAGCGGCGGCGCCTTCCACGCTGGCGCGGACGCCCTGGCGCAACTGTGGCAGCAGGCCGCCGCGGCCGACACGCTGCCCAGCCCGGACGCGCTGGCGCGGCAGGTCAGCGCGCTGCGCGCCGCCCCGTGGACCCTGCATGCCGACGGCAGCGCCACCCTGCACGCCAGCGGCCCGCTGGGCCTGAACGCCCTGGCCAAGGGCTACATCGTGGACCGCGCCGCACAGGTCGCGTCCCGACACGCCGGGGTGCGCAGCGTCCTGATCAATGCGGGTGGGGACCTGCGCGTGATCGGACCGGCCCGCGTGGAGGTGCTGATCGCCGATCCGTTCACCGCGCAGGACGACGCGCCTCCCGTCGCGCGCATCGGCGTGCGCGAGGCCGCCCTGGCCACCAGCGGGCAGGCTCACCGCGGCTTTCAGGTGCAGGGGCGGCACTACTCGCACGTGCTTGACCCGCGCACGGGCCAGCCGGTTCAGGAGGTGCCGGGCGTGACCGTCACCGCGCCCGAGTGCGTGACGGCCGACGCGCTGGCCACCGTCCTGAGCGTCCTGGAACCGCGTGCCGGTCTGAATCTGCTGTCCAGTCTGCCGGACTGCGAGGCGATGATCGTCACGGCTGACGGGCAGCGGCACGTCTCGCCCGGCTGGACCGGGGTGCCCCTGCCGCGCCGCACGGTCCGGCCTTCCCGGCGCCCCCTGTTAACCGCCCGCTAA
- a CDS encoding DUF2271 domain-containing protein yields MTHTRRTVLHRLGLTAAALTVSRFSPAQAAAASPAKKWPTGMKLDVTFTVATKASGRVKRPYVAVWIEDESGNTVRNLTVWVQQSRMNPRWLSELRRWYRTNADLLTTVSSATRNPGTYAVAWDGKTDKGAMAAQGTYYVCVEAAREHGPYSLVREKVTVGAAAFRKTLTADNDIEAASVALGKA; encoded by the coding sequence ATGACCCACACGCGCCGCACCGTCCTGCACCGACTCGGCCTGACCGCCGCCGCCCTGACCGTCTCCCGCTTCAGCCCCGCCCAGGCCGCCGCCGCCAGCCCCGCCAAGAAATGGCCGACCGGCATGAAGCTCGACGTGACCTTCACGGTCGCCACGAAGGCCAGCGGCCGCGTGAAACGCCCCTACGTCGCCGTGTGGATCGAGGACGAATCCGGGAACACCGTGCGCAACCTGACCGTGTGGGTGCAGCAGTCGCGCATGAATCCCCGCTGGCTGAGCGAACTGCGCCGCTGGTACCGCACCAACGCCGACCTCCTGACCACGGTCAGCAGCGCCACCCGCAACCCCGGCACGTACGCTGTCGCGTGGGACGGCAAGACCGACAAGGGCGCCATGGCCGCGCAGGGCACGTACTACGTGTGCGTGGAGGCCGCCCGCGAGCACGGCCCGTACTCGCTGGTGCGCGAGAAGGTCACGGTGGGCGCCGCGGCGTTCAGGAAGACCCTGACCGCCGACAACGACATCGAGGCGGCCAGTGTCGCTCTCGGCAAAGCCTGA